From one Anopheles cruzii chromosome 3, idAnoCruzAS_RS32_06, whole genome shotgun sequence genomic stretch:
- the LOC128273727 gene encoding uncharacterized protein LOC128273727, with protein MDTLDGVPRSVLGRPVKTRTQIVMTFLVPVIFEAMVYIVLTTADVLVTIEHFRNGNTGWGWTTLTLIWLPSIVCFCSIVSTPERWPEQIGCDERTQNFLFKNCAILLFFPLAALNRFNRRIFWSIESLFHEKGSYGRAQSVAKILETSPCELYHFLQAFLQAAPQMLLQLYILLRDGTFRNYDTVTAQVISVVFSFLTMATIITTYQRFESQKIVGRCYPWSTTEQTCARRKHLLRTTSTAESVLAAAATTPSIAPEADPIVPTIMRNFYSKFGGDLPAEDTGSLESIGPPPLTPGTQRKTLNVDASNFDRQQSKGYRDPYGYNFTDDDKVGMVTVDTVDHNSGRAPRAGRGVSFKLRDTEEELYAMEQYLRSTEDLQHIGEADSDDEYLKPDNFDAVPKRTAPPAPEANVFHRVSVYRNMLLHNAETFIKDRVPRLPEKLFDHGPPSTVLDETDGDRLSLPSRRRTIVGLEQDDMVGKAVTFVGWVLFLLMRMLALSTFYVFFPLYFWMLCANHYLLMIACIVYEVRTHEKLERYFFYLYLAYIYVFSLLEFKIRFVHVRSWYVGYIGIVLLENVAMLVVWYNLGTFESWWFHFLHYVIIASGALSVMCFLFYYAFLRPKDKVLFVNENP; from the exons ATGGACACTCTGGACGGTGTACCCCGATCGGTGCTTGGCCGCCCGGTCAAGACGCGGACGCAAATTGTGATGACCTTCCTGGTGCCGGTGATCTTCGAGGCGATGGTGTACATCGTGCTAACGACGGCCGACGTGCTGGTGACGATCGAACACTTCCGCAACGGGAACACCGGCTGGGGCTGGACGACGCTCACGCTTATCTGGCTGCCGTCCATCGTGTGCTTCTGCTCCATCGTGTCGACCCCGGAGCGGTGGCCGGAGCAGATTGGGTGCGACGAGCGAACGCAGAactttttgttcaaaaactgCGCCATACTGCTGTTCTTCCCGCTGGCTGCCCTCAATCG CTTCAATCGGCGCATCTTCTGGAGCATCGAGTCCCTGTTCCACGAGAAGGGCTCGTACGGGAGAGCGCAATCGGTGGCGAAGATCTTGGAAACGTCACCGTGTGAGCTGTACCACTTCCTGCAGGCTTTCCTGCAAGCGGCCCCACAAATGCTGCTCCAGCTGTACATTCTGCTGCGCGACGGAACGTTCCGCAACTACGACACGGTGACGGCGCAGGTGATCAGCGTGGTGTTTTCGTTCCTCACgatggccaccatcatcaccacctaTCAGCGGTTCGAGAGCCAAAAGATCGTGGGCCGCTGCTACCCGTGGAGCACGACGGAGCAGACGTGCGCACGGCGCAAACACTTGCTTCGCACGACGAGCACCGCCGAGAgtgtgctggccgccgccgccacaacgCCTTCCATCGCGCCGGAAGCGGACCCGATCGTGCCGACCATTATGCGCAACTTTTACTCCAAGTTCGGCGGAGACCTGCCTGCGGAGGATACCGGGTCGTTGGAGAGTAtcggaccaccaccgctaACGCCGGGCACCCAGCGCAAAACGCTAAACGTGGACGCGAGCAACTTCGATCGGCAGCAGTCGAAGGGATACCGTGATCCATACGGGTACAatttcaccgacgacgacaaagtAGGCATGGTGACGGTGGACACGGTGGACCACAACTCTGGCCGCGCACCGCGAGCTGGCCGTGGCGTTAGCTTCAAGCTTCGCGATACCGAGGAGGAACTGTACGCGATGGAACAGTACCTGCGCAGCACGGAGGACCTGCAGCACATCGGCGAGGCGGACAGCGACGATGAGTACCTGAAGCCGGACAACTTTGACGCGGTGCCGAAGCGGACGGCTCCACCAGCGCCGGAAGCGAACGTGTTTCACCGGGTGTCCGTGTACCGGAACATGCTGCTCCACAACGCGGAGACGTTCATCAAGGACAGGGTACCGCGGCTTCCGGAGAAACTGTTCGACCACGGACCGCCGTCGACGGTGCTCGACGAAACCGACGGCGACCGGCTCTCGTTGCCATCCCGCCGCCGGACCATCGTCGGGCTCGAGCAGGACGACATGGTTGGAAAGGCGGTAACGTTCGTCGGCTGGGTGCTGTTCCTGCTGATGCGCATGCTGGCACTGTCGACGTTCTACGTGTTCTTCCCGCTGTACTTCTGGATGCTGTGCGCCAACCACTACCTGCTCATGATCGCCTGCATCGTGTACGAGGTGCGGACCCACGAGAAGCTTGAGCGCTACTTCTTCTACCTCTACCTCGCCTACATCTACGTGTTTTCGCTGCTCGAGTTCAAGATCCGGTTCGTCCACGTGCGCTCGTGGTACGTCGGCTACATCGGGATCGTGCTGCTCGAAAACGTGGCTATGCTGGTGGTGTGGTACAACCTGGGGACGTTCGAGTCGTGGTGGTTCCACTTCCTGCACTACGTCATCATCGCCAGCGGTGCGCTGAGCGTGATGTGCTTCCTTTTCTATTACGCCTTCCTGCGCCCAAAGGACAAGGTGCTGTTCGTCAATGAAAATCCGTAA